tatttacctcagaataaaatatacagtgtgttataggaaataccgtccggcccttaagggtgtacttaggtatcgtgtatacattatttttatgcagtccttattttaaaggaatacatttttttccctgcacgaaattaacataaaaaaatacaaaattataaaaacttacattgcaacacaaaagttgagataggttaattattagtaaggtaggcattactacaaaataaaaacgccgCCATCTGTTTTGTGCTGCGTTTACACGTTTCTATTCAAAGCGGCATTGAATGGGCAAGTAAACACACAAGTACACACAACAAGGTGATGGGTTTATCAAGGTGCTTTATCATCTTGTACTATGTACAAGCATGCATGCGTGCTTGCATAACTGGCgtgttgtgatgtgtgtaagtgtaagtgtaggaatcgaacccacggccgggGATGTAGAAAGCGATATTACGAGTACTttgccacgcggccgtcgaaaATATTAGCAAATCAATTGGTTTTGATAAAAGgcaacaaaatatgtatttttatataaacattattattgtgTTGAATTGTCCattattgaggaaggctgtTATACGAGGTTATGTACTCAGACCAAATTGTATGGTCTGCACCCAAATTTACCATCAGAATTGTCTGTCGTTTATTGCCTATGTGGGGTAAACTcatacatcgaaaatatttcacaccaataaatgtattttgtgtCCATAAACTACACATAAGTATAAActtgattcgcaatacacacacgtgtagtTTTTACACACTAATAAACACATCCCATGTGcggctgtatttttttaattaaatacaccgcctatttttgaagtcagtaaaaaaaacaattttctggGGCCCATCCAATGAATACGCCACTGGCCACAGATGATATAGTTGCACCAATGGAAATGCTGATCACGCCGATGGGCGTTTGTAATTGGATTGGAATACATAAatgcagggttcccaacttaggggttttcccccgactttttttaggggtattttcagggattttttgactctttaatatttttaaattgatgataattttaatatttctttcttgacctagcgacttataacgacatatatacgttattctacaaccactctcaggcaactggcggcaattttcatcgaataaaaaaaaaatgttaaatttattcagtgTATGATGAcactgaataaatttaacatttttttgtttgattttgtatgatttcaaaaaatctgaatcttcagataaagacgtaatattttgtctgtaataaacatagacttttgaaacatattacagcatgtcatttctaaattattatgaatttatattttttagggggacaactcaaaaattaaggcgattttaggagtttttgacacaaactttagggataaatattttggagagttggtaacactgcatAAATGTTACAAAAATGTTGTGAATTTGGCCCGTCCTTAAACCGCTTAGACCTTTTAACTTACAATTCCGAATCTGAACTtccataattattaatatcctCATAATCACTGAGTTCACTGTCCTGGGAACAGTTGTCTGATATTTTTCCTAAAATAGACAATCGACCTAGATCTGAATTGTCCTTCAGTAAATTTAAATCAACTAAAATTTCATATCGATGTACATAGTTTTGTTCCATATTGTAAGTTACACTGCACGCTGAATCTGATGGCTGCACTTTCCCTGGTATTAGTTTATCTTCTACAACTGCACGTCCAATATAAAGTTTTTCTTTGCTTACATCATCAAATCCACCCTCTACTGCCCCTATTGGTATATGGTTTTTGACGGTAGGTACCCAAATGCAATTATATCCACAGAGAATCTGCAAATATACAGGATAATTGATTATAACAGCAACATTCTTGAAAAAAGCAAAATTCAGAAGATACCTGCATAGGGGTAGCCGGTagttgaaaaattaatatatgcAATATAtggacgtcatgaaacagttgaaatatagaccatcatgacaaaataatgtttaaaaattgaaattttcatgtcacgtcacgtcacgtcttaaaaaaatatattaatttttttaattcaagtagaaaaattatgaaaaagtttaaGACCATTCAAAAAGTGTCAACAAGCCTATCCATTGTAGTGGATTATACAAAAGTACATAGTAATGTATTGCAGTTTTGAAGAATGTATTAGGAAGTGTAATGTAAACCTAATTAGCTATgggtacccctaccctacctctacaaacattagggtagaggtagggtagggttagagtagaGGTAGAGTAAGAGTAGAGGTAGATttaggtagggtaggagtagggttgggtaggggtaaggtagaagTGAAGAAAGGGAAGCTTGATCCACTAGTTCATAAATAAAAGAGTCTTACCTCAAACTTTGTTTCAAGATTTCCATTAGGCAATGGCAGATAAATCGATTCCTTTGAATGTGCATAGTTGCCTAGTATTAATGAATTGTCATACTTCCAccttattatatacaatatttcTTTTCCATATCCTCCGATCAAAGCATCTTCAGGAAGTTTTCCATCCCATTCCACCCAATGCAATTCACCCCCTGTGATCCTTTTAACAAGAGGTGCTTGTTCTTTTGGTGGTGGCACTGTAACATAAGAATGTATGCTACAAATtctcatttcattttaattttttattcatattacatTTGATTCACAGAACATATCAGGCTTAAAGGAAGCACATtatttaaacgtttttttttttattctttacaagttagcccttgactacaatctcacctgatggtaagtgatgatgcagtctaagatggaagcgggctaacttgttaggaggaggatgaaaatccacacccctttcggtttctacacggcatcgtaccggaacgctaaatcgcttggcggtacgtctttgccggtagggtggtaactagccacggccgaagcctcccaccagccagacctggacaaattaagaaaatctcaatctgcccagccggggatcgaacccaggacctcagtcttgaaaatccaccgcgcataccactgcgccacggaggccgtcagaaacCTATTAACCTATAAAAACAATGAAGGGATGTTCTCACTGGGGAGTCGTGAAAAGCGAAGTCATCATGAAGCAcatctgcttatagttattttactgatcgcagataaacccagaagataaaaaatatatgtatgtatatattactgacatgcaggcttattcactatctttgacgtatgctagttgacataattatacgaaattgagattctatgtaaaaatgtcatccggtgcttactggtgtaTTTCATAAGGTATgttgatgacattttgtcattaattgatttgatgtttattttaataggttgataacttttaaaataaacatcaaaccacCAAATAAAGATCAAATAGTGAAGGCCAGcagcaaacatacacactttatCTGCACTAAATTGAGTTTTAGAGAAATACACTGAGGTATTCcaggacaaaaagtagcctatatattgcTCATTTATTTTCAGCAGAAAGTCTCATTAATAATGGTTCAGCCATTTCAGAGACTAGCCCAGACAAATAGACaagacaaaattttaaaaaaaagttcaattgtgttttagtagtataaataaCCACAAGCACTAcaagagtaggggtagggaagaagtgcacataagtcaaagtgaagcttgaccgggtctgctagtataatataaagaggCATTAAATGCTCAATGTCTCTTAAATATGTCATATAAAACATGAAGaccataaacaataattatatatatgtacatGAAAAGTTAACCATAGGGAAACATTATGCACTGTTGCCTAAGACCCATCAAAACTTCCTAGCAAAtatgataaaagaaaaaatactttaaatctaaataaatgagACAGCCTTcctaatgttttataatattagactggttaaaagtgataaaatagctcatttaatatttagtgttatcatcccatattcggctcactgctgagctggagtcttctctaagaattagaggggttaggctaatagttgaccatgctggcccaatgcggattggcagacttcacatacacagagaattaagaaaattctctggtatgcaggtttcctcacgatgtttttcttacaCCGTTTAAGACATAATGATTAATGAACAATATTTAATCTTTAACAACTTACAAAATAGTTTCCACTGAAGTGATCCTCTGTCAGCAAAAATATCAAATGTCACATATTGGATATTATTTGGTCCTAGAGTTCGCTTTGATATTATAGGGACTCCATCACTGGTTAGACCAAATTGTAACCGAGAGTTATGCCACGAAATCCAGTACTTAGTGTATTTGTTTCTCTCAGAAAAGTTAGGCAACTGTTTAGTATTACCCACTCGTACTTCATCTCTCTCTATCCAACATTGATTTCGTTTTATCACTATctgaaagtataaaaaatatgatctataaatttttaatgtatctTTATGAAATTATATGTGAAGTTGTTCAAAAAATTTTTGTATAGTCTTTACACCATCTATATATTCCTTCCAAGCCATCTTTCAGACATTAATGTCTAATGACAAATAATTCCAATAAAAATTGTCCAAAAATAAATGGAAGGAATGAGATGCACTGCATAACTGATTAACTGGGTAAtaagttttacataatattgtgAAATGGTGATAGCAATAAAAAGAAACTTTGACTGAACTGTTATTGACATTCTCTTGTAATTGTAAGTCGATAGTTTAAGAAAGTGTAATTTTTGACTTGGAGTCAGTCAGTTAGTTGGAGGAGACCAGTGCTCCAGCTACGTGCGGTCTAAATATTAAATGAGTTATAAACATAGCTGACTCATATCTATAAAATAGTTCAAATCGAAAAAAATAGTTACCCAATAGTCTATACACGTGCTGTCCGATTTCTGAGCCAGGCCTATTGCTGCAGGCCGGTCTGCGCACATGTAATTTCTGATTTGTCTCTCGACTTTTAAAGAAAATGCTATACTACtgcttgttattttataaaacctgCGTTGATGATGGGCCAACGTCGTGAATTCTGaaaaaatagattataatacATGTGAAAAACACCATTTTTGTGAACATCAAACAACGAAACAATAAATAGCTTATAGAATGATTACCAATAAGTTCACCCATTGTTAAGCAAATGGActttatatcatattatattagaCGATATTCTTTACAATACGAGGCTTATGTTGCAATTTTATTTGATGAAAGCAACTATTatgaattttgaaatgtttgtttttacaaaCAGTACACGAACGCAACCAATACCGAgtgcaaggaacatatttactcaggaccGA
This DNA window, taken from Bicyclus anynana chromosome 1, ilBicAnyn1.1, whole genome shotgun sequence, encodes the following:
- the LOC112051070 gene encoding uncharacterized protein LOC112051070 encodes the protein MGELIEFTTLAHHQRRFYKITSSSIAFSLKVERQIRNYMCADRPAAIGLAQKSDSTCIDYWIVIKRNQCWIERDEVRVGNTKQLPNFSERNKYTKYWISWHNSRLQFGLTSDGVPIISKRTLGPNNIQYVTFDIFADRGSLQWKLFLPPPKEQAPLVKRITGGELHWVEWDGKLPEDALIGGYGKEILYIIRWKYDNSLILGNYAHSKESIYLPLPNGNLETKFEILCGYNCIWVPTVKNHIPIGAVEGGFDDVSKEKLYIGRAVVEDKLIPGKVQPSDSACSVTYNMEQNYVHRYEILVDLNLLKDNSDLGRLSILGKISDNCSQDSELSDYEDINNYGSSDSEL